In the bacterium genome, one interval contains:
- the sppA gene encoding signal peptide peptidase SppA: MWRSLRRWLAIGYLHVRSWLAPRKPYGVLTLSLDGELAEDTGESRFLGLFRRPPTDYLGVLTVLRWARDDQQLQGVLLRVDDLHASWARIQGLRRAIERLRAAGKRVWVHLERAGMGEYYLASAADRVLCAPAATLDVTGLASEAMFVRDTLDKVGIDAEVVHVGRYKSAGEMVTRTSMSEAHREMLEALVEDLFGQIADGVAAGRALDAALVRDALGRGPYVAAEAQAARLIDGTAYADEAERQLADACGGAAVIERDPYLARRGRAVRLDALRRARHTVALVHIGGTIKPGESVSRPAGGGAAGVRSIAAVLKRVRERDDIAALVLRIASPGGSALASDLIWREVERTRAAKPVIATCGDVAASGGYYVALAGRPLLAEAGTITGSIGVVAGKATLRRLYDRLGVHKETVARGRHATLFSDYVALDDDGRERIQHQAESFYRDFVGKVAAARGLSPEAAEAAAQGRVWTGRQAQARGLVDELGGLEEALDAAKRAIGVAVDQPVLVERVTRPRRLGDLSLGLRLPRRTGIADLFDILPSLRFLLRERVWAVMPFDIRFF; encoded by the coding sequence ATGTGGCGATCCCTCCGGCGGTGGCTGGCGATTGGATACCTGCACGTCCGCTCCTGGCTGGCGCCGCGCAAGCCGTACGGCGTCCTGACCCTCTCCCTCGACGGCGAGCTGGCCGAGGATACGGGTGAGTCCCGTTTCCTCGGCCTGTTCCGCCGCCCCCCCACGGACTACCTGGGGGTTCTGACCGTGCTGCGCTGGGCGCGCGACGACCAGCAGTTGCAGGGCGTGCTGCTGCGCGTCGACGACCTGCACGCGAGCTGGGCGCGCATCCAGGGCCTGCGGCGCGCGATCGAGCGGCTGCGCGCCGCTGGGAAGCGCGTCTGGGTCCATCTCGAGCGCGCCGGCATGGGCGAATACTACCTCGCCAGCGCCGCCGATCGCGTGCTCTGCGCGCCCGCCGCGACGCTCGATGTCACCGGCCTGGCTTCCGAGGCCATGTTCGTGCGCGACACGCTCGACAAGGTCGGCATCGACGCCGAGGTCGTGCACGTCGGCCGCTACAAATCGGCCGGTGAGATGGTGACCAGGACGAGCATGTCCGAGGCCCACCGCGAGATGCTGGAGGCGCTGGTCGAGGACCTGTTCGGCCAGATCGCCGACGGCGTCGCCGCCGGGCGGGCGCTCGATGCGGCGCTCGTCCGCGACGCCCTCGGGCGCGGGCCGTACGTCGCCGCCGAGGCCCAGGCGGCCCGCCTGATCGACGGCACCGCCTACGCCGACGAAGCGGAGCGCCAACTCGCCGACGCCTGCGGCGGCGCGGCGGTCATCGAACGCGATCCCTACCTCGCGCGCCGCGGCCGCGCCGTCCGCCTCGACGCGCTGCGCCGCGCCCGCCACACCGTGGCGTTGGTGCACATCGGCGGCACGATCAAGCCCGGAGAGAGCGTCAGCCGCCCCGCCGGCGGCGGCGCCGCCGGCGTCCGCTCGATCGCCGCGGTGTTGAAGCGCGTGCGCGAACGCGACGACATCGCCGCCCTGGTCCTGCGGATCGCCAGCCCCGGCGGCTCGGCGCTGGCGTCCGACCTGATCTGGCGCGAGGTCGAGCGCACGCGGGCGGCGAAGCCGGTGATCGCCACCTGCGGCGACGTCGCCGCGTCCGGCGGCTACTACGTCGCCCTCGCCGGCCGGCCGCTGCTGGCGGAGGCAGGCACCATCACCGGCTCGATCGGCGTGGTCGCCGGCAAGGCGACACTGCGCCGCTTGTACGACCGCCTCGGCGTGCACAAGGAAACCGTCGCCCGGGGGCGCCACGCCACCCTGTTCTCGGACTACGTCGCCCTCGACGACGACGGGCGCGAGCGGATCCAGCACCAGGCGGAGTCGTTCTATCGCGACTTCGTCGGCAAGGTCGCGGCGGCGCGCGGCCTGAGCCCCGAGGCGGCCGAGGCCGCGGCGCAGGGCCGCGTGTGGACCGGCCGCCAGGCGCAGGCGCGCGGTCTGGTCGACGAGTTGGGCGGTTTGGAGGAGGCGCTCGACGCCGCCAAGCGCGCCATCGGCGTGGCGGTCGATCAGCCGGTGCTGGTCGAACGCGTCACCCGCCCGCGACGGCTCGGGGACCTCTCGCTCGGCCTCCGCCTGCCGCGCCGGACCGGCATCGCCGACCTCTTCGACATCCTGCCCTCCCTGCGCTTCCTGCTGCGCGAACGCGTCTGGGCCGTGATGCCGTTCGACATCCGCTTCTTCTGA
- a CDS encoding iron-sulfur cluster assembly accessory protein, with protein sequence MAITLTDNAVMKILSLVTDAPRRGLRVKVVGGGCSGLQYKMDLDEPRDGDKIFERDGAKMIVDRKSFLYLNGTELDYADGLMATGFTLHNPNVKKTCGCGASFSV encoded by the coding sequence ATGGCCATCACGCTCACCGACAATGCGGTCATGAAGATTCTCAGCCTGGTGACCGACGCGCCGCGGCGCGGGCTGCGCGTCAAGGTCGTCGGCGGCGGCTGTTCCGGCCTGCAGTACAAGATGGATCTCGACGAGCCGCGCGACGGCGACAAGATCTTCGAACGCGACGGCGCCAAGATGATCGTCGATCGCAAGAGCTTCCTCTACCTCAACGGCACCGAGCTCGATTACGCCGACGGTCTGATGGCGACCGGCTTCACGCTGCACAATCCCAACGTCAAGAAGACCTGCGGCTGCGGCGCCTCGTTCTCGGTCTAA